From the Brassica napus cultivar Da-Ae chromosome A8, Da-Ae, whole genome shotgun sequence genome, one window contains:
- the LOC111199815 gene encoding zinc finger protein ZAT9-like, with product MEQCQERKFVCRFCSKRFPCGKSLGGHIRTHMNHENSADSDEDELNNLRVDENGGNSSYGLRENPKKNKRFVVQRSMMALKHQQHQHQQQLLYCRECGKGFPSSKALCGHMACHSEREKIVMDSQSETEASSSPIRRRSKRVVGGNIMNQYGSASSDDTGIEPEQEEMALSLMMMSRDSSFKKGHNMVVNSLAESSDNYSVILETKSSSGEQLKKVDECCKKDNLGRVENGDVMYESDNSDSGYFRNGPKKLDSDVFVDDGFSNKAAMGFNSSQDKSLNRFKKEWSGTGSGRSATKYDLRKSKRGFPCYGRKRTKYELAESVYDSGDQLSLETESCADTIKIHSNKSIMVKKASGGGGAKKKSKGHECPICFRVFKSGQALGGHKRSHFLGNHEHRTLVIQQQHQVAHEMHTLIDLNLPAPID from the coding sequence ATGGAGCAGTGCCAAGAGAGGAAGTTTGTGTGTAGGTTCTGCAGCAAGAGGTTCCCTTGTGGGAAATCACTTGGAGGTCACATCAGAACTCACATGAACCACGAGAACTCAGCTGATTCAGATGAAGATGAACTCAATAACCTCAGAGTCGACGAAAATGGAGGCAACTCTAGCTACGGTCTGAGAGAGAATCCTAAAAAGAACAAGAGGTTTGTGGTTCAAAGAAGCATGATGGCTCTGAAACACCAGCAACATCAACATCAACAGCAACTTCTTTATTGCAGAGAATGTGGTAAAGGCTTCCCTTCTTCTAAAGCTCTTTGTGGTCACATGGCTTGTCACTCCGAGAGAGAGAAGATAGTGATGGATAGTCAATCTGAGACTGAAGCTTCCTCATCACCTATCAGAAGAAGATCCAAGAGAGTTGTTGGTGGTAACATCATGAATCAGTACGGTTCAGCATCTTCTGATGACACTGGGATTGAGCCTGAACAAGAGGAAATGGCATTGTCTCTGATGATGATGTCTAGAGATTCAAGTTTCAAGAAAGGACATAACATGGTTGTGAACTCTCTTGCTGAGTCTTCAGACAACTACTCTGTGATTCTTGAGACCAAGTCATCTTCAGGAGAACAGCTGAAGAAAGTGGATGAGTGCTGTAAGAAAGACAACCTTGGAAGAGTGGAAAATGGTGATGTTATGTATGAATCAGATAACTCTGATTCTGGCTACTTCAGGAATGGACCAAAGAAGTTGGACTCGGACGTTTTTGTTGATGATGGATTCAGTAACAAGGCTGCAATGGGATTCAACAGCTCACAGGATAAGAGCTTGAACAGATTCAAGAAAGAATGGTCAGGAACCGGATCAGGTCGTTCTGCTACAAAGTATGATCTGAGGAAAAGCAAAAGAGGGTTTCCTTGTTACGGTCGGAAGAGAACCAAGTATGAGTTAGCTGAATCAGTGTATGACAGTGGTGATCAGCTAAGCTTGGAGACTGAATCTTGTGCAGACACAATCAAGATTCATAGTAATAAATCCATAATGGTCAAGAAAgcaagtggtggtggtggtgcaaAGAAGAAGAGCAAAGGTCATGAGTGTCCTATTTGCTTCAGGGTGTTTAAATCAGGACAAGCTTTAGGTGGTCACAAGAGATCACATTTCCTTGGGAATCATGAGCACAGGACTTTGGTGATTCAACAACAACACCAAGTGGCTCATGAGATGCATACACTCATCGATCTCAATCTTCCTGCTCCTATAGATTAA
- the LOC111199816 gene encoding uncharacterized protein LOC111199816, with amino-acid sequence MPFLRTRVERNLVDEEVKGNNSTDDMNLSDHNTSSENATKRQLPVFLLPNSTSQACNASPVKARRKMIDLQLPAHEYLDTDENDEITICAPYKRSKSGRGDDASHHINSSGSCLDVKSSNGLLADLNEPLTLQGSEPVPHNADVEGQSSQNGLMVLDAGRGGSTQSQRDLHIPSRSDNAVQPQRQSYPPTDYSNATFSRERAHREMEARSVNPQASYDSYVESTVASSNAPRLHNDYRPDFIRPWSHLSSPWKNPRCITDQHKEVNHLLKRDFDINLPCDDASVAKAFCLKKEGENKAANVRHCFDLNACASEDDDVSGLHSSLRVKTKGTFSVDLEAPPTLQSAEEEDGDSSQDELIKGAAEAIVAISLPDHPDDAASYSSTDVASKSQLSWFADIITSCGDELERKIDGSPQEYSSGEIDYFEAMTLSLQPTKEEDYMPEPLVPENMSFEGTGLNKPRRGKARRGRPKRGDFQRDTLPGLSSLSRHEVAEDIQLFGGLMRLRATGWGKATRRPRRQRCPPATVILT; translated from the exons ATGCCGTTTTTAAGAACCAG AGTTGAGAGGAATTTGGTGGATGAAGAAGTAAAGGGAAATAACTCAACTGACGATATGAATTTGAGTGATCATAATACATCATCTGAGAATGCAACTAAAAGACAGCTTCCTGTGTTTCTCTTACCAAACTCAACTTCACAAGCTTGCAACGCTAGTCCTGTTAAGGCCAGGAGAAAAATGATTGACCTTCAACTCCCTGCACACGAGTATCTTGATACGGATGAGAACGATGAGATTACAATCTGCGCTCCGTATAAACGCTCCAAATCTGGAAGAGGGGATGATGCTTCTCACCACATCAACTCTTCAGGATCTTGCTTGGATGTGAAGAGCTCTAATGGCTTATTAGCTGACTTGAATGAGCCACTCACATTGCAAGGTTCAGAACCTGTGCCTCACAATGCAGATGTTGAAGGGCAGTCTAGTCAAAATGGATTGATGGTCCTTGACGCAG GGCGTGGCGGGAGCACTCAGAGTCAGAGAGACCTGCATATACCTTCCCGTTCTGACAATGCAGTTCAACCTCAGAGGCAGAGCTATCCTCCGACTGATTATAGCAATGCAACATTCTCCCGGGAAAGAGCACATCGTGAGATGGAAGCTCGTTCAGTGAACCCTCAAGCTTCTTATGATAGCTACGTGGAATCAACTGTGGCATCATCTAACGCTCCAAGATTACACAATGACTACCGCCCTGACTTTATCAGACCATGGAGCCATCTGTCTTCACCATGGAAGAATCCTAGGTGCATCACTGATCAACATAAGGAAGTGAACCACTTGTTAAAGCGAGACTTCGATATCAACTTGCCATGTGATGATGCCTCGGTTGCTAAAGCCTTTTGTCTTAAAAAGGAAGGAGAGAACAAAGCTGCCAACGTAAGACACTGCTTTGATCTAAATGCATGTGCTAGTGAGGATGATGACGTTTCAGGCTTACATTCTAGTCTAAGAGTGAAAACAAAAGGAACTTTTTCGGTAGATTTGGAAGCTCCCCCAACTCTCCAGagtgcagaagaagaagatggagatagCTCGCAGGATGAACTCATCAAGGGAGCAGCAGAAGCAATAGTCGCCATTTCATTGCCTGATCATCCTGATGACGCAGCTTCTTATTCTTCAACTGATGTCGCTTCCAAAAGTCAGCTCTCTTGGTTCGCAGACATTATCACTTCTTGTGGTGATGAGTTAGAAAGAAAGATTGATGGTTCTCCACAAGAGTATTCTTCTGGGGAGATTGACTACTTTGAAGCCATGACACTGAGTTTACAACCAACCAAGGAAGAAGACTACATGCCAGAGCCATTAGTCCCTGAGAATATGAGCTTCGAAGGTACGGGCTTGAACAAGCCAAGAAGAGGAAAAGCAAGAAGAGGAAGACCGAAGAGGGGGGATTTCCAGAGAGATACTCTCCCTGGACTCTCCTCTCTATCAAGGCACGAAGTCGCTGAAGATATACAGTTGTTTGGTGGGCTTATGAGACTAAGGGCTACAGGATGGGGAAAAGCAACAAGAAGACCGAGGAGACAAAGGTGCCCTCCTGCAACTGTCATCTTAACATGA
- the LOC106389540 gene encoding CLAVATA3/ESR (CLE)-related protein 9-like, producing the protein MCIFCVALKSQFALLPSFSQSLNFSFFNKNLLSLSPNRAMSTTHLNRSILISLLLLLFLLTTSITYPAAEVNRTMTSRNFRYRTHRFLPRVHLPYYVTPCDSFSRPYARSMCFELQRIHRSSQKQPLVSPPPPEIDPRYGVDKRLVPSGPNPLHN; encoded by the coding sequence ATGTGCATCTTCTGCGTTGCATTAAAATCCCAATTTGCTTTACTTCCCTCTTTCTCACAAAGTTTGAACTTTTCCTTCTTCAACAAAAACTTGCTATCTCTCTCACCAAATCGAGCAATGTCCACGACACACCTGAACCGTTCGATCTTgatctctctcctcctcctcctcttccttctCACAACTTCCATCACTTATCCAGCAGCAGAAGTAAACCGGACGATGACATCAAGAAACTTCCGTTACCGAACTCACCGATTCCTCCCGAGGGTTCACCTCCCTTATTACGTGACTCCTTGTGACTCATTCTCTCGTCCTTACGCGCGTTCTATGTGCTTTGAGCTTCAAAGAATCCACCGTAGTAGCCAGAAGCAGCCACTTGTTTCCCCTCCTCCGCCGGAGATTGATCCAAGGTACGGCGTCGATAAAAGACTCGTCCCCTCCGGTCCAAATCCTCTTCACAACTAA
- the LOC111199814 gene encoding uncharacterized protein LOC111199814 isoform X1: MGFKRPLDDNKFHELPFKHSRQLGFNDKSMQFEESSQSPLATVVDEGDLLKPQGGETFDEESCFAYPGLDMDGCFDRVMEDCHGEDATHPPHSPRTFAPVESFYSFLLDQPARKQVPTGPDHQAMIPEWEGSLNRNLEPLGTGTCVLPMPAHMDDNIVGKGREFCVCEDMGSIRCVRHHVKEAREDMVKVLGSEKFRDMGLCDMGEEVAQRWSDEDALLFHEVVYSSPVTIGRNFWKHLEAAFLTRTKHEIVSYYFNVFVLRRRATQNRSMVLDIDSDDDEWHGGSGGGPLGAQYVEEDFAVESPLHQETEKFNEKVHPLHQEEDASISDNDEDDTREGGSRLCDEHKMNAGYMDMFSGCNEERLNVGDDSCLTFELAHDAVNSIWKNCAKKEETGLGDEQKKVEGV; the protein is encoded by the exons ATGGGATTCAAACGCCCTTTAGATGACAACAAGTTTCATGAGCTCCCATTTAAACATTCTAGACAGCTTGGCTTTAACGACAAGTCTATGCAGTTTGAAGAGTCTTCGCAGAGTCCTCTTGCCACAG TAGTGGATGAGGGAGATCTTTTGAAACCCCAAGGAGGTGAAACCTTTGATGAAGAGTCATGTTTCGCTTACCCGGGTCTAGACATGGATGGTTGTTTTGACCGGGTCATGGAAGATTGCCACGGAGAAGATGCAACTCACCCTCCTCACTCTCCAAGAACGTTTGCTCCTGTTGAGTCTTTCTATTCTTTCCTCTTGGATCAGCCTGCTAGAAAGCAAGTGCCCACTGGACCAGATCATCAAGCCATGATTCCTGAATGGGAAGGTAGTCTAAATAGGAACCTAGAACCTCTAGGCACTGGTACATGTGTTCTTCCCATGCCGGCACATATGGATGACAACATAGTAGGGAAAGGTAGAGAGTTCTGTGTCTGCGAGGACATGGGTTCTATAAGGTGTGTGCGCCACCATGTTAAAGAAGCTAGAGAAGACATGGTTAAGGTGCTTGGATCTGAGAAATTCAGAGACATGGGATTGTGTGATATGGGAGAAGAAGTTGCACAGAGGTGGAGCGATGAAGATGCACTACTTTTTCATGAGGTTGTTTATTCCAGTCCCGTGACGATAGGTCGGAACTTTTGGAAGCACTTAGAAGCTGCGTTTTTGACCCGAACCAAGCACGAGATTGTTAGCTACTACTTTAACGTTTTTGTTCTTAGAAGAAGGGCCACACAGAATAGGTCTATGGTATTGGACATTgatagtgatgatgatgaatggcATGGAGGTTCTGGAGGAGGACCTTTGGGTGCTCAATATGTCGAAGAAGACTTTGCTGTCGAATCTCCTCTTCATCAAGAGACTGAAAAGTTCAATGAGAAAGTGCATCCACTTCATCAGGAAGAAGATGCCAGTATTAGTGACAATGATGAAGATGATACCAGAGAAGGTGGTAGTAGACTGTGTGATGAGCACAAGATGAATGCTGGGTATATGGATATGTTTTCTGGGTGCAATGAGGAGAGATTGAACGTGGGAGATGACTCATGCTTGACCTTTGAGCTTGCACATGATGCGGTGAACTCTATCTGGAAGAACTGTgcaaagaaagaagagactgGTCTTGGAGATGAACAGAAGAAAGTTGAAGGAGTGTAA
- the LOC106361941 gene encoding peptidyl-prolyl cis-trans isomerase NIMA-interacting 4-like, translating to MGKDAKAGGKGKGKQAGGSDEASSKGKGKAGKAADGLGTCTYVKARHVLCEKQGKINEAYKKLQDGWLSNGDKVPPAEFAKIAAEYSECPSGKKGGDLGWFPRGKMAGPFQDVAFNTPVGVTSAPFKSTHGYHIILSEGRKN from the exons ATGGGGAAAGACGCTAAAGCTGGTGGGAAGGGTAAGGGAAAGCAAGCTGGTGGCAGTGATGAAGCCTCCTCCAAGGGTAAAGGCAAAGCTGGAAAAGCTGCTGATGGTCTTGGAACATGCACTTATGTTAAAG CGAGGCATGTTTTGTGTGAAAAGCAAGGAAAGATCAATGAGGCATACAAGAAGTTGCAGGATGGTTGGTTGAGCAATGGAGACAAAGTTCCTCCTGCTGAGTTTGCTAAG ATTGCAGCAGAGTACTCGGAGTGCCCATCAGGGAAAAAAGGAGGAGATCTTGGATGGTTCCCTAGAGGAAAGATGGCAGGTCCATTCCAAGATGTCGCCTTCAACACACCTGTTGGTGTCACTAGTGCACCTTTCAAATCTAC GCATGGATACCACATCATCTTGTCGGAAGGAAGGAAAAACTGA
- the LOC106398245 gene encoding zinc finger protein ZAT9-like, translated as MEKMIEREYMCKFCNKKLPSGKSLGRHIRIHTNQYSLLSSSYNGKNNNNKRLADQREITALTQQQQQLCCRECGKGFDSLKALWNHMDCCHCEGEKLVMDTETTSSGPTRKRSKKQFSSESFSNGSSSSSACEIDQEDKNTALSLMMMSMDSRGLTLVVNSLVAESSENNSDDDDDDNGAILSDSYSSDSDYFMNGPKRSDSDISVDGCLRNNGGEFGVKEGRSKYELRKSKRVVLPCYESDSCAVDTNSKKAISANKNGKCHECPFCFRVFKSGQALGGHKRSHSFVNQEHRVKHKAAADMRIDLNLPAHDVEE; from the coding sequence ATGGAGAAGATGATAGAGAGGGAGTACATGTGCAAGTTCTGTAACAAGAAGTTACCTTCTGGTAAATCACTTGGACGTCACATCAGGATTCACACCAACCAGTACTCACTTCTTTCAAGTAGCTACAATGGcaagaacaacaacaataagAGGTTGGCGGATCAGAGAGAGATCACGGCTCTAacacagcagcagcagcaacttTGTTGCAGAGAATGTGGTAAAGGTTTTGATTCTTTGAAAGCTCTTTGGAATCACATGGATTGTTGTCACTGTGAGGGAGAGAAGTTGGTGATGGATACTGAGACTACTTCTTCAGGTCCTACCAGGAAAAGATCCAAGAAGCAGTTCAGTTCAGAGTCTTTTAGTAATGGGAGCTCGTCTTCTTCTGCTTGTGAGATTGACCAAGAAGATAAGAACACTGCTTTGTCTCTCATGATGATGTCTATGGATTCTAGAGGACTTACCTTGGTGGTTAACTCTCTAGTAGCTGAGTCTTCAGAGAATaactctgatgatgatgatgatgataatggtgCTATTCTCTCTGATTCATATAGCTCAGACTCTGATTACTTCATGAATGGTCCAAAGAGGTCAGACTCAGATATCTCGGTTGATGGGTGTCTTAGGAACAATGGTGGTGAGTTTGGGGTCAAGGAGGGAAGATCAAAGTATGAGCTGCGCAAAAGCAAAAGGGTTGTCTTGCCTTGTTATGAGAGTGATTCTTGTGCAGTAGACACAAACAGCAAGAAAGCAATTAGTGCAAACAAGAATGGCAAATGTCACGAGTGCCCATTCTGCTTCAGAGTGTTCAAGTCAGGACAAGCTTTAGGAGGTCACAAGAGATCACATTCTTTTGTGAACCAAGAACACAGGGTCAAACACAAAGCTGCTGCTGATATGCGAATCGATCTCAATCTTCCTGCTCATGATGTTGAAGAATGA
- the LOC111199811 gene encoding beta-glucosidase 40-like, producing MNKEIAPRRLTMLTMTIIMMMVTMDKTCICAEEISRGSFPKGFVFGTASSAFQHEGAVKEDGRGPTIWDTFSHTFGKITDFSNADVAVDQYHRYEEDVQLMKNMGMDAYRFSISWARIFPNGVGQINEAGIDHYNKLINALLAKGIEPYVTLYHWDLPQALHDRYLGWLNPQIINDFAAYAEVCFQRFGDRVKHWITFNEPHTFSIQGYDVGLQAPGRCSILFKLTCRSGNSSTEPYIVGHNVILTHATVSDIYRKKYKATQGGSLGIAFDVMWYEPESNNREDMEAAQRAQDFQLGWFLDPLMFGDYPSSMRSRVGSRLPVFTGSQSNLIKGSLDFVGINHYTTYYARNNATNLIGTLLHDAISDSGTVTLPFKGLSAIGDRASSIWLYIVPRGMRSLMNYVKHRYGNPPVYITENGMDDSNSILIPRKETLKDAKRIRYHHDYLSSLQAAIKEDGCNVKGYFVWSLLDNWEWAAGYSSRFGLYFVDYRDKLKRYPKDSVHWFTSFLNSTS from the exons ATGAACAAAGAGATAGCTCCAAGAAGATTAACCATGTTGACGATGACCATAATTATGATGATGGTGACGATGGATAAGACATGCATATGTGCTGAGGAAATTTCCAGAGGCAGTTTCCCAAAAGGCTTTGTCTTCGGAACTGCTTCTTCTGCTTTTCAG CACGAGGGGGCAGTAAAGGAAGATGGAAGAGGTCCTACCATATGGGACACCTTCTCCCACACTTTTGGTAAAATCACAGATTTTAGCAACGCCGATGTTGCTGTTGATCAGTACCACCGGTACGAG GAAGATGTACAACTCATGAAGAATATGGGAATGGACGCTTACAGGTTTTCCATTTCGTGGGCTCGCATTTTTCCAA ATGGTGTAGGACAAATAAACGAGGCCGGAATCGATCACTACAACAAACTCATAAATGCTTTACTTGCTAAAG GGATCGAGCCGTATGTGACGTTGTACCATTGGGACCTTCCTCAGGCACTCCATGATCGATACCTCGGTTGGCTAAACCCACAAATCAT AAATGATTTTGCAGCTTATGCAGAGGTTTGTTTCCAGAGATTTGGAGATAGAGTGAAGCATTGGATCACGTTCAACGAGCCACACACATTCTCTATACAAGGCTACGACGTTGGTCTACAAGCTCCAGGCCGTTGCTCTATTCTTTTTAAGCTCACTTGTCGCTCCGGCAACTCATCTACCGAGCCTTACATCGTTGGTCACAATGTTATTCTAACTCACGCCACCGTATCAGATATCTACAGGAAAAAGTACAAG GCAACGCAAGGAGGTTCACTAGGTATAGCGTTTGATGTAATGTGGTATGAACCGGAATCAAACAATAGAGAGGACATGGAAGCTGCACAAAGAGCTCAAGACTTTCAACTTGGGTG GTTTTTGGATCCGTTGATGTTTGGGGATTACCCGAGTTCGATGAGAAGCAGAGTCGGAAGCAGATTGCCGGTGTTTACAGGATCTCAATCAAATTTGATAAAGGGTTCCCTAGATTTTGTAGGGATTAATCATTACACAACGTACTATGCAAGAAACAATGCCACTAATCTCATTGGCACTCTCCTACACGATGCCATTTCTGATTCTGGAACCGTCACTCTAC CTTTTAAGGGTTTAAGTGCGATTGGAGACAGG GCCAGTTCGATATGGCTGTATATAGTGCCTAGAGGGATGAGAAGCTTGATGAATTACGTCAAGCATAGATATGGAAACCCTCCAGTCTATATCACTGAAAATG GAATGGACGATTCAAACAGCATTCTGATTCCAAGGAAAGAAACTCTCAAAGATGCAAAGAGAATCAGATACCACCATGACTATCTTTCGAGCTTACAAGCCGCGATTAAAGAGGATGGATGCAATGTGAAAGGATACTTCGTGTGGTCGCTGTTGGATAATTGGGAATGGGCTGCAGGTTATAGCTCAAGATTTGGTCTCTACTTCGTTGATTATAGAGACAAGCTTAAGAGATATCCTAAGGATTCTGTTCATTGGTTCACTTCTTTCTTGAACTCCACTTCTTGA
- the LOC111199814 gene encoding uncharacterized protein LOC111199814 isoform X2, translating to MGFKRPLDDNKFHELPFKHSRQLGFNDKSMQFEESSQSPLATVDEGDLLKPQGGETFDEESCFAYPGLDMDGCFDRVMEDCHGEDATHPPHSPRTFAPVESFYSFLLDQPARKQVPTGPDHQAMIPEWEGSLNRNLEPLGTGTCVLPMPAHMDDNIVGKGREFCVCEDMGSIRCVRHHVKEAREDMVKVLGSEKFRDMGLCDMGEEVAQRWSDEDALLFHEVVYSSPVTIGRNFWKHLEAAFLTRTKHEIVSYYFNVFVLRRRATQNRSMVLDIDSDDDEWHGGSGGGPLGAQYVEEDFAVESPLHQETEKFNEKVHPLHQEEDASISDNDEDDTREGGSRLCDEHKMNAGYMDMFSGCNEERLNVGDDSCLTFELAHDAVNSIWKNCAKKEETGLGDEQKKVEGV from the exons ATGGGATTCAAACGCCCTTTAGATGACAACAAGTTTCATGAGCTCCCATTTAAACATTCTAGACAGCTTGGCTTTAACGACAAGTCTATGCAGTTTGAAGAGTCTTCGCAGAGTCCTCTTGCCACAG TGGATGAGGGAGATCTTTTGAAACCCCAAGGAGGTGAAACCTTTGATGAAGAGTCATGTTTCGCTTACCCGGGTCTAGACATGGATGGTTGTTTTGACCGGGTCATGGAAGATTGCCACGGAGAAGATGCAACTCACCCTCCTCACTCTCCAAGAACGTTTGCTCCTGTTGAGTCTTTCTATTCTTTCCTCTTGGATCAGCCTGCTAGAAAGCAAGTGCCCACTGGACCAGATCATCAAGCCATGATTCCTGAATGGGAAGGTAGTCTAAATAGGAACCTAGAACCTCTAGGCACTGGTACATGTGTTCTTCCCATGCCGGCACATATGGATGACAACATAGTAGGGAAAGGTAGAGAGTTCTGTGTCTGCGAGGACATGGGTTCTATAAGGTGTGTGCGCCACCATGTTAAAGAAGCTAGAGAAGACATGGTTAAGGTGCTTGGATCTGAGAAATTCAGAGACATGGGATTGTGTGATATGGGAGAAGAAGTTGCACAGAGGTGGAGCGATGAAGATGCACTACTTTTTCATGAGGTTGTTTATTCCAGTCCCGTGACGATAGGTCGGAACTTTTGGAAGCACTTAGAAGCTGCGTTTTTGACCCGAACCAAGCACGAGATTGTTAGCTACTACTTTAACGTTTTTGTTCTTAGAAGAAGGGCCACACAGAATAGGTCTATGGTATTGGACATTgatagtgatgatgatgaatggcATGGAGGTTCTGGAGGAGGACCTTTGGGTGCTCAATATGTCGAAGAAGACTTTGCTGTCGAATCTCCTCTTCATCAAGAGACTGAAAAGTTCAATGAGAAAGTGCATCCACTTCATCAGGAAGAAGATGCCAGTATTAGTGACAATGATGAAGATGATACCAGAGAAGGTGGTAGTAGACTGTGTGATGAGCACAAGATGAATGCTGGGTATATGGATATGTTTTCTGGGTGCAATGAGGAGAGATTGAACGTGGGAGATGACTCATGCTTGACCTTTGAGCTTGCACATGATGCGGTGAACTCTATCTGGAAGAACTGTgcaaagaaagaagagactgGTCTTGGAGATGAACAGAAGAAAGTTGAAGGAGTGTAA